The DNA window GATTCGAATCGAGAACGGCCAGAACCTGCGTATCAAAGGAGCGGCCGTCAACATCACCTCACCGATGCCGACCAGTCACGCGATCTCGACGATGGGCAGCTGTGAGAGCGCTCGAATCGAGCGCATCCACATTGACATGCAGGGCAACGACGTCAATCACGGCATCGTTGTCTCACCCAACGCCGGCGAGATCACCATCGTCGAAACGAAGATCAACCACGAGACGGCCGGCGGCTACCCGCTGTGGATCCGCAACACGAACGCGACCGACCGCGTGCTCGCCGAATACCTCACGATCACCGGCGAGGCAGGCGACGCTTCCGGATTCCGTGACAGCATCCGCGTCGAGCGGGACAACTGCCGGTTCAACGCGATCGAGGTCACCCAGTCTGCACGGAGCGGTGCCAAGCGAAACGCGATCACGTCGTCCGCCAACGACCTGACGGTCTGGATGAGCACCCTTCGCGCGAGCCAATTCCCCGTCGTCGAACTCGGTTCCGGGTCGACCTACCTGGACATCGACGCCGAGTCGTACAGCGGCCGTGAAGCGGCCTGCCTCTACGATCAGAGTCGCAATATCTCCATGCGCAACAGTCGGCTGATCAACGGCGTGCGCGACCTCGGCTCCTCGAGCCTCACGCTGTCGAACAACACTACCGCGTAATCACATATCGAGACACATATAGGGCAGCTGGTTCTCGCTCTTTCTAATTTGCTTTATACGACACTATTCTAGACAATATTATGAAACGACGAAAACTACTGGCAATTGGTGTAACAGCGTATGGAACGATCCTCGCAGGTTGTACTTCAAACGAAGACGAGAAGGAACCGAGCCCAGTTGATGGCGATGATGCCGGAAATAGTAATGAGAATGAGAACGACGATAACAACGGCGATACAGCCGGGGAAACCGAAGCGGAAGATGTGGAGGTGGTGATTGGTGCACTGGTCGATGGCGATCAGATACACCTAGTCGTTGAGGACGTAACCCATCAAACAGAACTGGGCAGTTTTTTCGAGGCTGACGAAGGGAACGAATTCGTTGTCGTTTCACTGGCAGTGAAGAATGTCTCTGATGAGTTCCCCGAGATATCGAACCTACTACAGACCAGTCTCCATGACAGTGAGGATTATTCGTACAACAAGACCTTTGTTGGAGGTGAAAAGCCGACATTCAACGATGGTCCGTTCGCCCCTGGAGAAGTCGAACGTGGCGTAATTGTCTTCGAGGCTCCGGTAGACGCAAGCGGACTTGAACTCCAATTTGATTTTGATGTCTCGGTCTCCGGTGGTGGCAACCAGGTTCATGTCGATCTCGAGTCGGAGACCAATGTTCACACCCTTGAGCAAGATCTCCAGATCGAGATCTCCGACATCGGCCAGACGATCGAATACGGAGGGACGGAGGTATCAGTCAACAGCGTCGAATTCGAGGACAGCCTTGGTCGATTCGCTGAGCCTGACCCGGGCAACGAATACGCTGTAATCGATATTTCAATCACAAACGAAACAGGGGAGGAGCAGCGTGTTTCGACACTACTCCAGATGTTGGTAAAAGACGAGAAGGGCTATAGCTATCAAGAGGATTGGACTGCAGCTACGGAACTGGACCAAGAATTCGACGAATCGAGTCCGATAGAAGATGGTGAAACCCGTCGTGGAAAGGTCGCATACCAGATTGAAGAGGACTTGAGTCCGCTGTACTGGGTGTTCGAGTTCGATATGTGGGTTAACGGCGACAAAACGTTCTGGCAACTACGGTAGTAGTACGCAATATTATTGTAGTGAGAAGAGACGGATTAGAGTCGGGGTCGCAATGGAACGAAACCTACAGATGGATGATCGCTAATGGGTCCTGAAAGAGAACCTGGCAAACGATACTACTCAGGTCCAATTCCGAATTTCATTGCTAAGATCAAACTATCCGTTATGTGTGATGAGGACGTAACACTGTCAGTTCCATCAATAATTTGCAATTTTTCTGAAGCGTGCTGGATCGAAGATGAGAGAAACTCGTAGCGGTGCGTGCTGAGAGTTTTTCTGAACGCGGCCACGGTAGTAGTCGTATGGCCGATAAGAAAATCGCAGTAGTGACAGCAGCGGGAAGCGGTATCGGAGAGGCGTGTGCTCGGCGAGTGAATGAAGCTGGATACACGCCAGTTCTGTTATCATGATTATGAGGTGCTGTTGAGGTTGCGAACGAGCTCGGAGGAGACGGGTTTAAAGGCTCGATGACCAACCCTGATGACTTGGCAGCGCTCGTTGAGACGACGGACGAGCGCTACGGTCGTATTGACGCGGTAGTGAACAACACAGGCCACCCGCCCATTCGGATTAGCAGAGTGATGTAACAAAAGTTGGAGCTATTATCGACAGATGTGTTAGCGCATATTCGTTCTGAATATCGATTGACGCTGTTTTCTCGCTCCCAGAGTAGCCATACTCGAACCCTTAGAGGAGGTCATGGCGTGTAGGCCGGTGACTCGGGGGTTTCGGTACGTCTCTCAGAGAGATGTACGGTTAAGCCCGCCAAACACTTACTGAGAAAGGCGATTAGTTTTCCTAACAACCCATACGACGGGTATAACAAACATACCACGTGTTGGACTGTCCCTTGAGATGGACGACCTCACAGGGTTCCAACGAGACCTCCTATACGTCATTGCGGGTGCCGATCAACCGTCTGGACAGGATGTCAAAGAAGAAGTGGAGCAGTACTACAGCATCGACATCAACCATGGACGGCTGTATCCCAACCTCGATACGATAGTCAACAAGGAGTTAGTCGAAAAGGGGCAGCTAGACCGAAGGACGAATTACTACGCGATCACGGAATCCGGAGAGCAAGCAATTGAGGAAAGGCGAGAGTGGGAATCACAATACGTCGATTAGCTGACGGAGACCTCGTAGTAGTTCGTGTACTTCACGAGATCACATCCCTGGAGTCCATCTGAGACTGAATGATCGACAGAACCGTCAGCAGATTATGAGACTATCGTCCATCGTGGGAAAAAGCAACAACTGAACAAATCAAGATAGCGGATCACTTTCGAAGATCACGTTCCAATACCACCCAAAGTGGATTCACTCCAAGACCAATGACTGCTGGTAACAATATGATCGAAAAGTATTACCAGGGGAGTGTGTCATAGAGTATCAATGACTCAGTCTCTTACGAACGAGAGCAATGAGATACACGAACAGATCATAGACGAAGTAGCAGCTCTTGAAGATAGGGACCCGCTAGAGCTTCCTCCACTCTATGACGCCGTCGAACCTGACGCACTGGAGTCGATCTTTTCTACAACCATTGGTGGGACTACCCGAGTTGGCCGAGTAGAATTCCCATACGCAGGGCATACGATTACTGTGGAATTTGAGGAAGAGCCGGTTGTCAGAATTGAGTGAGAGCAAGTGAAGCTTCGACGCCATCTATAGTAGCCGTCACTGAAATCGAACTGCACAAGAAGTAACCTGGCCGCTGTTTATCGTCGCCTCCAGAGAGCGGAGGCGAACAGAAGTGAGCGACTCGTCAGATCCATCCATCGAATCAGGTGGTCTCACGCCGGAGCAGCGTCTCGAACCGCCAAACGCCCGACTCATCAACGCTAGTATCGCGACGATTCACGACATGAAGACGCTGCGGGCGTGCGTCGCCTACGAGAACGCAAACCAGCAGCGCGTCCAGATTCTCCGTCAGCTCGAAAATCGAGCTAACGAGATTCGCTCAGAAGATACCTGAATGGATGGTCGCGGGCTGTTTGTCGGCGCCGTCATGGGTGGAGGCTCAATAGAATGAGTAATCGGCCCGAGATCAAGATTCAGCGACAGACCGCGTTCAGAGACGATGGCCAACTCGAAGTAACCGAGACGAGCGTCGAGACTTCGCTCGAGGACTTCGGCGCAGACGTCGATCATCGCGACCGAGATTCACGACTCGATCGCCCCGAGGCCAGTGAGTTTGGCGTCGATGATCGGCCGGAAGTAGAGCAGTCCTCACCAGGAGATCAGTCCACGCTCTTTGCGGATACGGACGCCGACCAGCAGACGCTCACAGGTGACGAAGCAGCGATGCAGTGCCTGTTTGACGATTAACCAACAATCGCCCTCCTTCTCTACTGTTGTTGGTTAATAGTGAGTCTGTCGTGCCCCGTGGAGCCCTGCGGGGCGACGGAGTCCCGCAGGAGACTCCTCATGGCCATTCACGACAGCACAAATCCAGTTAGCAATAGCTCCACTGAGACACACACTGACGCCCGACAGGCGGCGTACGTGGCGTTCCTCCATCGGGTTCCGTTTGCAATCGATGCGCTGACCCTCGGCTTCCTCCCTGGGTTTCGCGAGGATTGTACGTATCAGCAGTCGCAATTCGATACTCTCGAGTGTCCAGTCGGAATGCTCGATAACGATTTTCGGAATCACGACCTCGACCGGTACGTCGATCGGACGCTCGAGTACGAGCCCGAGGTGGGTGTTATCGGTGACGCCTACGACGCTACGGAAGCACAGGTGTACGTCGACACAATTCGAGAGCTCCAGGAGAGTCTACCCGAGACGGAGTTCATCATTGTCCCGAAATGCTGGGCCGCCATTGAGGCAATTCCCGACGATATCGTACTCGGCTACTCGCGAGGGTATGCGGACACACTTGCACACGAGTTCTCTGATCCCGTTGACTGGCGGGGCCGTCGCGTCCACATCCTCGGTGGCAGCCCACCCAAGCAACTCGAGGTCGTGGAGCAGCTCACTCAGCCAACGCTGACAGGGGAGCCGCCGGCCGACATCGTCGGCCTCGACTGGAACGGGCTGCATCGTGGCGCGCAGTTCGGCGAGTTCTGGACAGCCGACGGCTGGAACGACAGCGGTCGCGACGCCGATCACGTCACCGTTCGGAAGACGGTACGCCATAGTCTCGCCCGAATCCGTGAATTCTGGAAGTCCCACGGTATCTGGCCTGAATCGACACCGGAAGATGAGGGATTGGACGTCGAATACGAGGGGCCAAGACCAGCTGATCTTGGGCAGGCCTCCTGCACTGAGTGCGGAACGAACGTCTGGCGAACCCGTCGTGGCCCCTATGTCGCCGAATACGATACCGGGGCAGTCTGTGGATACTGTAGCTACGAGTGCTACTTCACTCACCGCCACCGAAACAACCTCGAGGAAATCGCCGGCGAGCAGAGTGTCTACTTCCCACCGGCATAAGCGCTGCCGGATTAAGTGGTATATCAACCATGGAATCTCGAAAACACCACCCCATAATTAAACTATCAGAATTGGTTTATCTTTCTAAAACGAGCGAAGGATTCCGTACCCACGTTGACTATTAGAAAATCCAAACCGAATCCATACTTAATAATCCCGGTACGTCTAAAGAGTGACCTTCGTCGCAGGTGCGATTTCTGCGTCAACGTACTGATAGAGGCGTTCGTACAGATCCGAACCCTCTCTAAGCGTATCCCAGTCACCGATCAAGGCACAAAAGGCCTTAGCACGGGTCATGGCAACGTTGAGCCGTCGTCTTCCTATTTCATCACCCAAGAAGCCGATGTTACCTCGTTCATTCGATCGAGTGAAGGAAAGAATCATCGCGTCACGTTCGCTTCCCTGGAAAGAATCAAACGTATCGACTTTCAACTCTTGGAGATTACCGATACCTGCCTGATTCAAACGGTCTTTGATATGCTCTGCCTGTTTCCGGTGCGCAGCAGCAACCCCGATCTCATTATCTTGCAGTCCCTTCTTCCGAAGCATTTTGATCACCCGTTCCACGTGTTCAGCCTCTTTCGGGTTGTACTTCGACATCCTTCCTTCTTCGTAATCTCCGTTCACCTCGAAAATTCCCATAGGCAGCATATCGAGTTGACCTCGAATGTTCCCTGCACTTCCCGCTGTCTTGAGATCTCCACCGTAGAACTCCTGTGATGGAAACTCTGCTATTGTCTCGTTCATTCGATATTGGATGTTGAAACGGGTGCCGATATCTGGTCCGTATAAACCATTTTCCGCGTACAAGCGTTCGAAGAGTGATTCCTGGGTCTTGTTCTGTAATTGGGAGAACGGTGGCAGCTGCTTATGGTCACCGACAAGGATAGTTGTCCTTCCCCTGACGATAGGGATCAAACTGGATGGAATCGAAGCTTGAGTAGCCTCATCGATAATCACGTAGTCAAAGGAGTCAACACCCAGTTTAGCAGAGCTGCTGTTCGTAGAAGCTACTACCTCCGCAGCTTCTGGAGAATAATCGGCCAAGTGTTCCCTAGCAAGTGGATGGACCTCTTCCCCATCCAGATTTGTTCGCGCAGTATTGATTTCGTTTTCCAGGTGATGGTGAAGCAAAGAATCCGTGTCAGCCTCAAATTCGTCACTACTTCCGATCAAAATGTTGTCGACAGCTGCATTTGTCTCTGCTGCGATCAGCACTCGTTTATCGGCTAAGGCAAGACGACGAGCCAGTTCGACGATGACACGTGTTTTCCCAGTACCCGGTGGTCCCTGAAGACAAGCAAGGATTTCAGCGTTCAGTGCTTTTTCAATTCCTTCTTTTTGACGTTTATTTTTATAAAGGTCTTCGTCGAGTTCGCGTGTGTTAGCAACGAACTGGTGGGAGAACTGAACTGGTTCACTGCCTGTAAGGACGGATGCGATAGAATGGTTCTGAGCGTATTCTACTGCGTCCAGCTGCCTATTGTATGTTACCGGATTGAGTATTCCGCCGATCGATGAATTGCTGGATTTAGCGATTTCTCCTTGTCGGCTCAGATCTCCGGCTGCCTCACCAGTAACCTTGACGTCGATCGAGTGCTGTTTGATTTCTTTTATAACACCGGCGGCTTGCACATCGTCACCCTCGTATTCTCCCTGGAGAAGTACTTCATTACCCTCGTATAGTCCGTATTTATCTCGTACGTTGGCTGTTTCACCTGTCTGTGGATGTACGGGGATTTCAACTGACAGGACATCCGGAGGTGTGAGTGTTGACCTGGTAATCTCGACTCCGGGAATGAACGGGGTTCCTTCCAAATACTTTAGTTCGTTTGCAGAGTGGTCGGTAAGCGTCTGGATCGCCTTTTCGCGTTCGATCTGTCTTTCGTGTGTGACTTTTTCTCGGAGTTGGTCGAAAACTTCGGTTGTGGTGCTGGTCGTGTCCTTAGGTTGCACCTGGCCTTCCATTCAAGACTATGGTAGTTATTGAATGAGTAAAAGCTTTCAGCTTTTTCTGGTGAGAGCAGGCAGCTCTCCGGTCCCAAGGAAACCGACGCCTCGCTGCTCGTCCGTAGCGACGTCGACTTCTACGACTGTCGGCTCAATGCCGGGGGGTGCGACCACACTCCCGTCCCGGGCTGGTTGGCACACTTACCTCTATGTCTTTGAGGGTTCCGTCGACGTCGGCGGTGAATCCGTGGGGCACACTGAGAGTGCCCCTGTGATTGACGATATCGACGTGGTCGTCATTGCAACTGAGGACTCGACGATCGTCGCGTTCAATATCAACCCAGATGCCTTGATCACGCGCCAAGGTACAATCGGCCGGTGAGATCCGACAGGCAGACCACCGGTGGTGTTTTTTGTCCCCCTTGAGAGGGTGAGGGCTTCATTGAGAGCTCTCACAGTCAGGTGATTTCCGTGAGTCAACAACAGCGAACGGGCGATGTGTCGATCGACGATATTCCAATCAATATCTCGCACACCCAATCCGGGGAAATCGAGCCAGCCGAAGTGCCAGCGAAAATCGAGTCGATTACCCATGGTCTAGCGAGCGAACAGCCACCAACGAACCCACTGGTCGTTCTCAAGGTGGCTCGCTGGTGGTACATTCATGGCAAAGGCGGATCGGATCCCGCCTTCCGGTGGGCCATCGAATGGACGCGTCATCTGGCGACCGAGACGCCTAGTGACGTCAAACGGTTCGACGAGTTCCTCGAGTACCTGGTCACGCTCGGCTTCGCTGACGAGATCCACGAACTCCGTTAACCGAGAGAACGGTTTTTTGTACGCGCCGAAGGCGTGCGGCGCGTTCTGAACTGCCACAGTCGCAGTAAAACCCCATTTGGTGAGCATAATGGCTACAATCAGTGACTCGTCGGTCTCCTTCAATCAGACCGACACGCGATCGGACGAGATGAACAGTACCATCGAACAGTGGATTGACGACCTCGTCGACGGCGTCGACGACGCGCAAGCCAGCGCGGAGTTCCAGGAGTGGCTCGATGTGCAGAGTCGCTTCCATGACTACTCGTATCGAAACACGCTCCTGATCAAGCACCAGTGTCCCGAGGCGACCCGCGTGGCGGGCTACCGAACCTGGCAGGAGGAGTTCGAGCGTCACGTAAAGGAAGGTGAGTCGGCCATCTGGATCTGGGC is part of the Natronosalvus caseinilyticus genome and encodes:
- a CDS encoding DUF4352 domain-containing protein, which translates into the protein MKRRKLLAIGVTAYGTILAGCTSNEDEKEPSPVDGDDAGNSNENENDDNNGDTAGETEAEDVEVVIGALVDGDQIHLVVEDVTHQTELGSFFEADEGNEFVVVSLAVKNVSDEFPEISNLLQTSLHDSEDYSYNKTFVGGEKPTFNDGPFAPGEVERGVIVFEAPVDASGLELQFDFDVSVSGGGNQVHVDLESETNVHTLEQDLQIEISDIGQTIEYGGTEVSVNSVEFEDSLGRFAEPDPGNEYAVIDISITNETGEEQRVSTLLQMLVKDEKGYSYQEDWTAATELDQEFDESSPIEDGETRRGKVAYQIEEDLSPLYWVFEFDMWVNGDKTFWQLR
- a CDS encoding PadR family transcriptional regulator — encoded protein: MDDLTGFQRDLLYVIAGADQPSGQDVKEEVEQYYSIDINHGRLYPNLDTIVNKELVEKGQLDRRTNYYAITESGEQAIEERREWESQYVD
- a CDS encoding HalOD1 output domain-containing protein, translated to MTQSLTNESNEIHEQIIDEVAALEDRDPLELPPLYDAVEPDALESIFSTTIGGTTRVGRVEFPYAGHTITVEFEEEPVVRIE
- a CDS encoding DUF6610 family protein, whose translation is MAIHDSTNPVSNSSTETHTDARQAAYVAFLHRVPFAIDALTLGFLPGFREDCTYQQSQFDTLECPVGMLDNDFRNHDLDRYVDRTLEYEPEVGVIGDAYDATEAQVYVDTIRELQESLPETEFIIVPKCWAAIEAIPDDIVLGYSRGYADTLAHEFSDPVDWRGRRVHILGGSPPKQLEVVEQLTQPTLTGEPPADIVGLDWNGLHRGAQFGEFWTADGWNDSGRDADHVTVRKTVRHSLARIREFWKSHGIWPESTPEDEGLDVEYEGPRPADLGQASCTECGTNVWRTRRGPYVAEYDTGAVCGYCSYECYFTHRHRNNLEEIAGEQSVYFPPA
- a CDS encoding DEAD/DEAH box helicase — protein: MEGQVQPKDTTSTTTEVFDQLREKVTHERQIEREKAIQTLTDHSANELKYLEGTPFIPGVEITRSTLTPPDVLSVEIPVHPQTGETANVRDKYGLYEGNEVLLQGEYEGDDVQAAGVIKEIKQHSIDVKVTGEAAGDLSRQGEIAKSSNSSIGGILNPVTYNRQLDAVEYAQNHSIASVLTGSEPVQFSHQFVANTRELDEDLYKNKRQKEGIEKALNAEILACLQGPPGTGKTRVIVELARRLALADKRVLIAAETNAAVDNILIGSSDEFEADTDSLLHHHLENEINTARTNLDGEEVHPLAREHLADYSPEAAEVVASTNSSSAKLGVDSFDYVIIDEATQASIPSSLIPIVRGRTTILVGDHKQLPPFSQLQNKTQESLFERLYAENGLYGPDIGTRFNIQYRMNETIAEFPSQEFYGGDLKTAGSAGNIRGQLDMLPMGIFEVNGDYEEGRMSKYNPKEAEHVERVIKMLRKKGLQDNEIGVAAAHRKQAEHIKDRLNQAGIGNLQELKVDTFDSFQGSERDAMILSFTRSNERGNIGFLGDEIGRRRLNVAMTRAKAFCALIGDWDTLREGSDLYERLYQYVDAEIAPATKVTL